One part of the Denticeps clupeoides chromosome 8, fDenClu1.1, whole genome shotgun sequence genome encodes these proteins:
- the rin2a gene encoding ras and Rab interactor 2, whose amino-acid sequence MSASTLVQPCQMDRSGSFFKLIDTFSSEISELSLEMVQPAVASDREDDTTVLRGLEREVSGLFLQSPECAETGGVRDSGYNSLRRRMSVLDRLMQTHPVWLQLSLSNEEARRILHSQSAGTFLVRRSCKLQKKVISLRMDGRCGAVLDFPIRESQYTFSLEGSGISFADLFRLVAFCCISRDVLPFTLKLPEAITAAKSLSDLGAVAQLGIGFWDSELCNKGKDSRLTTQDSAVPSVRTRSPFYLECGQSNGALCFINPLFLQTHRRGAPAAPPASSSRSPKQQSSARSPPPRPPPPRSRCVPHRPAPPRKQASMPETVCWINPPEEKTSLLKRLGSSFSSSPPKLISAPIAVPSRNRNSPNVSNVDNHSFKHSTEDERIEEAEALAMQALHNASLESGSPDLIPAKQGDVSAEGEGGAGEPARGRGERLSDLSFSSNSTDDSLDYSNSFSLSTATQPCAGGAQTGDSSMDDEDAEEEYSVSVESDQDIPLPHKSRKRHSRGTFVFPRALRGHLRKVSGVFNSLMTPEKRAIRRVVEQAQDKNTYFGSLVQDYISYMQEDRGQGHTSGSDMLQTLRQFITQMKAYLLQSSELDPPIESLIPEDQIDQVLEKALHKCVLKPLKGVVDSALQDFQVSGGAWQQLKENLALAKARQPQEMGVDGAVPPDPVAIEKIRHKFQNMAKLYSPDKKVTLLLRVCKLIYTIMEDNSGRMYGADDFLPMLTYVLAQCDMPQLDSEILYMMELLDPSLLHGEGGYYLTSAYGAMSLIKNFQEEQAARILSSETRNTLHQWHRRRTTQRTTPSVDDFQNYLRVALQEVDTGCTAKTLMVRPYATTEEVCQLCADKFKVADREKHALFLLTEGSSQQLAPDTYPQKIKAELHSRPQVQPFYFVYRRVDNTSPNTLPIDEVNGNCIPN is encoded by the exons ATTGGAGCGTGAAGTCAGCGGGCTCTTCCTGCAATCACCTGAATGTGCAGAGACAGGAGGCGTGCGGGACTCGGGCTACAACTCTCTGCGGAGGCGGATGAGCGTGCTGGACAGGCTGATGCAGACGCACCCCGTCTGGCTGCAGCTTTCGCTCAGCAATGAGGAGGCCAGGCGCATCCTGCACTCGCAGTCAGCTGGG ACGTTCCTGGTGAGAAGGTCATGTAAGCTGCAAAAAAAGGTGATTTCTCTGAGAATGGATGGCAGATGTGGAGCTGTGCTCGACTTTCCCATCAGAGAGAGCCAATATA CCTTCTCGTTGGAAGGGTCTGGGATCAGTTTTGCAGACCTGTTTCGTCTGGTGGCCTTTTGCTGCATAAGCAG GGATGTCCTTCCTTTTACACTCAAACTTCCAGAGGCCATCACTGCCGCCAAAAGCTTGAGTGATCTGGGTGCAGTGGCCCAGCTAGGCATAG GCTTCTGGGACTCTGAGCTGTGTAATAAAGGGAAAGACTCTCGGCTGACCACTCAGGACAGCGCTGTGCCCAGCGTCCGCACACGCTCACCATTTTACCTGGAGTGCGGCCAGTCGAACGGCGCGCTCTGCTTCATCAACCCGCTTTTCCTGCAGACGCATCGCAGAGGCGCCCCTGCAGCTCCGCCCGCCAGCAGCAGCCGGTCTCCGAAGCAGCAGAGCAGCGCCCGCTCCCCACCACCGCGGCCCCCACCACCCCGCTCTCGCTGCGTCCCACACCGGCCAGCGCCCCCGCGCAAGCAGGCCAGCATGCCGGAGACCGTGTGCTGGATCAACCCTCCCGAGGAGAAAACGAGCCTCCTGAAACGCCTGggctcctccttttcctcctccccaCCCAAATTGATCAGTGCTCCCATCGCGGTCCCCTCACGCAACAGAAATTCTCCCAACGTGTCTAACGTGGACAACCACAGCTTCAAGCATTCCACTGAAGATGAGAGGATTGAAGAAGCAGAAGCCCTGGCCATGCAGGCCCTGCACAACGCCAGCCTGGAGAGCGGCAGCCCCGACCTGATCCCTGCCAAACAGGGAGACGTTAGcgcagagggagaaggaggggcCGGAGAACCGGCCAGAGGACGCGGGGAACGTCTCAGCGACCTCAGCTTCTCCAGCAACTCCACTGATGATTCTCTGGACTACTCCAACAGCTTCTCCTTAAGCACCGCCACTCAGCCCTGTGCGGGGGGCGCCCAGACAGGAGACAGCAGCATGGATGACGAGGATGCGGAGGAGGAGTACAGCGTCAGCGTGGAGAGCGACCAGGATATCCCACTGCCCCACAAGTCCAGGAAGCGCCATAGCAGGGGCACGTTCGTGTTTCCTCGGGCCCTCAGGGGCCACCTGCGCAAGGTCAGTGGGGTCTTCAACTCGCTGATGACGCCGGAGAAGCGGGCCATCCGGAGGGTGGTGGAGCAGGCTCAGGACAAGAACACCTACTTTGGCTCCCTGGTGCAGGACTACATCAGCTACATGCAGGAGGACCGTGGCCAGGGCCACACCTCCGGCTCTGACATGCTTCAGACCCTGCGGCAGTTCATCACCCAGATGAAGGCCTACCTGCTGCAGAGCTCGGAGCTCGACCCACCCATCGAGTCCCTCATCCCTGAAGACCAGATCG ATCAAGTCCTGGAGAAGGCCTTGCACAAATGTGTCCTGAAGCCACTGAAGGGTGTAGTGGATTCTGCGCTGCAAGACTTTCAGGTGTCCGGTGGGGCGTGGCAGCAGCTGAAGGAGAACCTGGCACTGGCCAAGGCACGGCAGCCACAGGAAATGGGAGTGGATGGCGCGGTACCCCCAGACCCAGTCGCCATAGAGAAGATCCGCCACAAGTTCCAGAACATGGCAAAGTTATACTCGCCTGACAAGAAGGTCACACTTCTGCTGCGTGTCTGCAAGCTCATCTACACAATCATGGAGGACAACTCAG ggAGGATGTATGGGGCCGATGACTTCCTTCCCATGCTGACGTATGTGTTGGCCCAATGTGACATGCCTCAGCTGGATTCAGAGATCCTGTACATGATGGAGCTACTGGACCCCTCTCTTCTGCATGGAGAAG GGGGCTACTATCTGACCAGCGCATATGGAGCAATGTCCCTCATTAAGAACTTCCAGGAGGAGCAGGCAGCCCGCATCTTGAGCTCGGAAACAAGAAACACCCTCCACCAGTGGCACCGGCGTCGCACAACCCAGCGCACCACACCCTCTGTGGACGATTTCCAG AACTACTTGAGGGTGGCCCTGCAGGAAGTAGACACCGGCTGCACGGCGAAGACACTGATGGTGCGTCCGTACGCCACCACAGAGGAGGTGTGCCAGCTCTGCGCTGACAAGTTCAAAGTGGCCGACCGAGAAAAGCACGCACTGTTCCTGCTGACAGAGGGCAGCAGCCAGCAGCTAGCCCCTGACACCTACCCTCAGAAAATCAAAGCAGAGCTGCACAGCCGACCGCAGGTCCAACCTTTTTACTTTGTGTACCGCCGGGTGGACAACACCAGCCCCAACACCCTGCCCATTGACGAGGTCAACGGCAACTGCATCCCCAACTGA
- the thumpd2 gene encoding THUMP domain-containing protein 2, with translation MKEQSPVIRYFCTAGSGMEDFLVQEVGRKLSATDVERIPGRVFFSTAARVSAVAQLRSAERLFLLIQRGAPIAVPANEAKAAGAVQQCVLADPDMWTNALRTWSQLKAELEDAKGQGQKRKREEGEKCGKTGEESARAPSGLEPPTFRVSCRCSGAVARRLGSQALSRVIGGAIRQQLGWRADLREPNLEVNMSLSDDHHVLGIPLLRQPLATRRYLRHTGLRSTIAWALASLANIKEGCVVVDPMCGVGTILLEAAQECPNSYFLGLDADACQLKRAAENVALAQLQARVQLLQSCAKDIPFPSGSIDMLVCDVPFGRKFSCGANMSDGLLEIVGEMERVLCAGGTLVLLLSLQLSSLLKKKIDPSAHLPPHRRSPDTASQAQTCPSHVPAACAPQPLGSLRLRSVHRVSLGNTDALIHTYTKAQST, from the exons ATGAAAGAACAGTCTCCGGTTATCCGCTACTTTTGCACGGCGGGCAGTGGCATGGAAGACTTTCTGGTCCAAGAAGTCGGACGCAAACTCTCAGCCACGGAC gtggAACGTATCCCTGGTCGGGTGTTCTTCAGCACAGCCGCCCGGGTATCCGCTGTGGCGCAGCTCAGGTCCGCAGAGCGGCTCTTCCTGTTAATCCAGCGCGGTGCGCCGATCGCTGTCCCGGCCAATGAGG CAAAGGCGGCTGGCGCTGTCCAACAGTGCGTCTTGGCAGATCCAGATATGTGGACGAATGCCCTTCGCACCTGGAGCCAACTGAAGGCTGAGCTTGAGGACGCAAAAGGCCAAGGGCagaagaggaaaagagaggaggGCGAAAAATGCGGTAAAACTGGGGAAGAGTCAGCTCGGGCGCCTTCTGGTCTCGAACCGCCCACCTTCAGGGTCAGCTGCCGCTGCAGCGGGGCCGTAGCACGGCGCCTCGGCTCTCAG GCCTTGAGCCGCGTCATCGGAGGCGCCATCAGGCAGCAGCTGGGCTGGAGAGCAGACCTGAGAGAACCAAATTTAGAG GTGAATATGAGTTTGAGCGATGACCATCATGTACTGGGAATCCCTCTTTTAAG GCAGCCGCTGGCCACACGCAGGTATCTTAGACACACTGGACTGAGATCCACCATTGCTTGGGCTCTGGCTTCCCTCGCCAATATAAAG GAAGGCTGTGTTGTGGTAGATCCCATGTGTGGAGTTGGCACCATTCTGCTGGAGGCGGCCCAAGAGTGTCCT AATTCATATTTCCTTGGACTTGATGCTGATGCATGTCAATTAAAGAGGGCCGCAGAGAACGTGGCGTTAGCCCAGCTGCAGGCCAGAGTGCAGCTCCTGCAATCTTGTGCAAAGG ACATCCCATTCCCATCAGGCTCTATAGACATGCTAGTCTGTGATGTTCCGTTTGGCCGGAAGTTCAGCTGTGGCGCCAATATGTCCGACGGTCTGCTCGAAATAGTCGGGGAAATGGAGAG agtgCTTTGTGCCGGCGGGACTCTCGTGTTGCTGTTGAGTCTGCAGCTCTCCTCCCTGCTGAAGAAGAAAATCGACCCGAGCGCACACCTGCCCCCTCACCGGCGTAGTCCAGATACGGCATCGCAGGCACAAACCTGCCCGTCGCACGTGCCCGCCGCCTGCGCCCCGCAGCCGCTCGGCTCTTTACGCTTGCGGAGCGTCCACAGAGTCAGTCTGGGCAACACTGACGCCCTCATCCATACTTACACCAAAGCACAATCCACTTAG